A genomic segment from Spinacia oleracea cultivar Varoflay chromosome 3, BTI_SOV_V1, whole genome shotgun sequence encodes:
- the LOC130470344 gene encoding uncharacterized protein, which produces MFLSKYTNIGSFEKLDIETPDIYVKKIMFGCEYYAKVQGQPILMRKDIIAATIINCLPNKFPYLELKEKFKDMHSDNGTPNLAKYGTWDGRWKYDSEILTTIIEAAESGFRDGKIVGSHVGDAVTEEPMGVSVNNDLEENDVAVESENVGVEAENPNLVAHEPTIEISSDSDADLESEQQVANEPNQDEDMEEDEDPEEEFDDLEI; this is translated from the coding sequence atgtttctttccaagtacaccaacataggatccttcgagaaacttgatatagaaaccccagatatttacgtgaagaaaatcatgtttggatgtgaatattatgctaaagttcaagggcaacctatcttaatgagaaaggatatcatagcagctactatcattaattgcttacctaacaaatttccatacctagaactcaaggaaaagtttaaagacatgcattctgataatggaactccaaacctGGCTAAAtatgggacttgggatggtagatggaaatatgattcagaaattctgaccaccattattgaggcggcagaaagtgggtttagagacggtaaaatcgtagggagtcatgttggagatgcagttacagaagaacctatgggagtaagtgtaaataatgacctagaggaaaatgatgtagccgtGGAGagtgagaatgtaggtgttgaggcagagaatcctaacctagtggctcatgagccaaccattgaaatttctagtgattcagatgcagATCTCGAAAGTGAGCAGCAGGTGGCaaatgagcctaatcaagatgaagatatggaagaagatgaagaccctgaggaagagtttgatgatcttgagatctaa